In Actinomycetota bacterium, the DNA window GGCACGCAGGAGCTTCAGGCCCTCGACGCCCATGCCCTGGAACGCGTACGGGCTCGTCCGCGGCTTGTACGCGCCGCCGCGCAGGAAGTTCGCGCCTGCTGCCTTCACCGCCCGCGCCACCGTGACCATCTGCTCCTCGGACTCGATGGAGCACGGGCCGGCGATCATCGCCGCGTCGGCGGCGCCCACGCGCGAGGTGCCCACCGTGATGACGGTGTCCTCCGCCTGGAAGTCGCGGCTCACGAGCTTGTACGGCTTGAGGACGCGGACGACCTCCTCGACGCCGGGCAGACCCTCGAGCTCGAGCGAGTACACGACCTCGCGCTCCCCCACCACGCCGATGACCGTCTTGACCGCGCCGCCGGACAGGTGCGCCTCCGCGCCCGCCTCCTTCAGCCGGTCGACGACGTGCTGTATCTCCTGCTGGGACGCGTGGTCCCTCATCACGACGAGCATGTCTGCGTGCCTTCCCTTCGTCTAGAACCCGCCGAGCGCCGCGTGCGCGGCCTCGAGCGCTGCTATCACGTACTCAGTGTCCCCGGGCGCGGGCATCGTCATGCGCAGCGCGGGCGCGGGCCCGAGCTGCCGCACGATGACGCCCTCGGCGAGCAGGGCCTCGAACACCTCGGCCGGCTTGGCCGTGTGGAAGTAGACGAAGTTCGCCTGCGAGGGCGCGTAGGTCACGCCGAGGCGGTCGAGTGCGGCGCACAGCGCGGCGAGCTGCTCGGCGTTCTCGGTGCGGCGGCGGGCCACCTCGGCGTCGTCGTCGAGCGAGTGGAACGCGGCGGCCTGCGCGACCGCGTTGACATTGAACGGCTCGCGGACCTTGTCGACGGCCTCGCGCAGCGGCTCGGGCATGGCGCCGTAGCCGACGCGCAGGCCGGCGAGCGAGTACGCCTTCGAGAAGGTGCGCAGGACCGCGAGCGGGCGCTCGCCGTCGAAGTACGCCATGCCGTCGGGGAAGTGCGAGTCCGTCACGAACTCGATGTACGCCTCGTCGACCACGACGAGCACGTGCTCCGGGACCTTGGCGAGGAAGATCTCGAACTCCGGCTTGCGGACGATCGTGCCGGTGGGGTTGTTCGGGTTGCACACGAACAGCAGGCGCGTGCGGTCCGTGACCGCGGCGAGCATGGCGTCGAGGTCGTGGGCGTCGCCCGCGAGCGGCACCGCCACCGCCTTCGCGCCGAACAGCGTGCACACCATCGGGTAGACGACGAAGCTCGGCCACGCGTAGACCTGTCCCTTAGCCTCATCTGCCGCTGCCGACGACGAGGGGAGGGGGGGGTGGAGGTGCAAGCATTTGAGTTTAAATCGATTCCAGAATCACCTCAGAGATGTCCATCACCTTCAAATGGTTTCCGGTTTCCTTTGCGGCCTGAGCAAAGTTGTTCTTACACCAGGGGCAGGCGGAGACCAGCACTTCTGCGCCTACATCCATCACTTCTTCCAATCGGTGCTTTGCCGAGAAGGAGGCTAATTGTGGGAAGGCCTCCTTTGTCCCGCGGCCTGCTCCACAACAGAAGGCATTCTCCCTTGTTCTGGGCATCTCCACAAATTCGACACCCGGAATGGCTTTCAGAATGTTTCTCGGCTGCGCATACAGTCCCTCTGTTCCCCGCCGTC includes these proteins:
- a CDS encoding aminotransferase class I/II-fold pyridoxal phosphate-dependent enzyme, whose amino-acid sequence is MVCTLFGAKAVAVPLAGDAHDLDAMLAAVTDRTRLLFVCNPNNPTGTIVRKPEFEIFLAKVPEHVLVVVDEAYIEFVTDSHFPDGMAYFDGERPLAVLRTFSKAYSLAGLRVGYGAMPEPLREAVDKVREPFNVNAVAQAAAFHSLDDDAEVARRRTENAEQLAALCAALDRLGVTYAPSQANFVYFHTAKPAEVFEALLAEGVIVRQLGPAPALRMTMPAPGDTEYVIAALEAAHAALGGF